One genomic region from Spirosoma sp. KCTC 42546 encodes:
- a CDS encoding DUF5686 and carboxypeptidase-like regulatory domain-containing protein produces the protein MNHLYRCAPYRIVSLLCGLLLLISGLSRAQTTTVTGTIIDGASNQPLPFANIIFVGTTIGTTSNERGTYTLTANGNFMQVSVSFLGYKSIVRSIKPGSAQQVNLRLEPDSQLLNEVVIRKSKQERYRNKNNPAVELIRNVISHKEQNQIGHYEYAAYEEYDKLQFSLSSLSTKVAERKIFQKYRFLLNNRDTTTLPGKSLLPVYLEEKVSDTYYRKNPEKEKTIIKAKKRVDFGQYFDSNGLSLYLNRMYSKVDIYSNSIFLMTNQFLSPIASSAPTFYQYYLADTLVVGTTKLVGLNFVPRNGTDMLFEGKMYVTLDSNYAVQKIDLTVNPKINLNWVRDLRIRLQFDQHTDGKYFLSKSDLLADFGISKGKGGGIFGERTLSYRNYITNEAHPDDFYTGPPQVVEADAATKTDLFWKENRHDTLSASESKVYANIDSLKQMPSFRRTMGTLTFLLAGYKSFNAFEVGPANTFYSFNPVEGFRLRLGGRTTPELSKRYYAETYAAYGFKDQRWKYFLSGTYSINNKTIYQFPQNYVRASFQRDTKIPGQELQFVQEDNFLLSFKRGVNDKWLYNDTWRIDYVHEFENHFSYTIGFKNWQQSPAGALQFKRIDESDAAPSHTLTTSEFSVETRWAPNEQFYQGKIYRVPIVGRYPVYTLRFAAGVQGLLGSQYNYQNLMGSISKRFLLSQLGYSNVTLQGGYIFGQVPFPLLTIHRANQTYAYQLNSYNLMNFLEFVSDHYASLSIDHSFNGFFFNKIPLFKKLKWREAVSFKALYGGLRSQNDPQQNPSLYEFPTDASGVPYTYTLNKTPYIEASAGVANVFKFFRVDLVKRLNYLDHPNVSQWGIRARATFDF, from the coding sequence ATGAATCATTTATACCGTTGCGCACCATACCGTATAGTCTCGCTCCTGTGCGGCTTATTGTTGCTTATTTCTGGTTTGAGCCGCGCACAGACAACTACTGTTACTGGAACCATTATCGACGGGGCTTCCAACCAGCCCTTGCCGTTTGCCAACATTATTTTTGTAGGCACCACAATTGGTACGACCAGTAATGAACGAGGGACTTATACGTTAACGGCAAACGGAAACTTTATGCAAGTTTCCGTTTCATTTCTTGGCTATAAATCAATCGTCAGATCAATTAAACCTGGCTCAGCACAGCAGGTAAACCTTCGGCTGGAGCCGGATTCCCAGCTTTTGAATGAAGTTGTCATTCGAAAAAGCAAGCAGGAACGGTATCGGAATAAAAATAATCCGGCTGTTGAACTGATCCGAAATGTAATCAGCCACAAAGAACAAAATCAGATCGGGCATTACGAGTATGCGGCCTATGAAGAATACGATAAACTTCAGTTTTCGCTTAGTAGTTTATCTACCAAAGTAGCAGAACGGAAAATCTTTCAGAAATACCGCTTTCTACTGAACAATCGGGACACGACTACGTTGCCGGGGAAATCCCTGTTGCCCGTTTATCTGGAAGAAAAGGTATCCGATACGTATTATCGTAAAAATCCAGAGAAGGAAAAAACCATTATTAAGGCGAAAAAACGGGTCGATTTTGGCCAGTATTTCGACAGCAATGGCCTTAGTCTTTACCTGAATCGGATGTATTCAAAGGTCGATATTTATTCGAATTCGATCTTTTTGATGACCAACCAGTTCCTCAGCCCCATTGCCAGTAGTGCCCCAACCTTCTATCAGTATTATCTGGCCGATACACTTGTGGTTGGTACGACAAAGCTGGTCGGCTTGAACTTTGTGCCCCGTAATGGGACCGACATGCTGTTTGAAGGGAAAATGTACGTGACCCTGGATAGTAATTATGCGGTTCAGAAAATAGATCTAACGGTAAACCCCAAAATTAACCTGAACTGGGTTCGCGATCTACGGATTCGACTGCAATTTGATCAGCATACAGACGGGAAATACTTCCTGAGTAAGAGTGATTTACTGGCCGATTTTGGCATTAGCAAAGGAAAAGGCGGGGGTATCTTCGGTGAGAGAACCTTGTCGTATCGGAACTATATAACGAACGAAGCACACCCTGATGATTTTTATACGGGTCCACCACAGGTCGTAGAAGCTGATGCGGCCACAAAAACTGACCTGTTCTGGAAAGAAAACCGCCATGATACGCTCTCTGCCTCCGAGTCGAAGGTGTATGCCAATATTGATAGTTTGAAACAAATGCCCTCGTTCAGGCGCACGATGGGTACGTTGACATTCTTATTGGCGGGTTACAAATCATTCAATGCGTTTGAAGTAGGTCCGGCCAATACATTCTATAGTTTCAATCCGGTTGAGGGGTTTCGGCTCCGGTTGGGCGGACGTACCACACCTGAGTTAAGCAAACGCTACTATGCCGAAACCTATGCGGCTTATGGGTTTAAAGACCAGCGCTGGAAGTATTTTCTGAGTGGAACGTATTCTATTAACAATAAGACTATTTACCAGTTTCCGCAAAATTACGTTCGGGCCAGTTTTCAGCGCGATACGAAGATTCCAGGTCAGGAACTTCAATTTGTGCAGGAGGATAATTTTCTACTGTCGTTCAAACGGGGTGTTAATGATAAATGGCTCTATAACGATACCTGGCGGATTGACTACGTTCATGAATTTGAGAACCACTTTTCTTATACGATTGGCTTCAAAAACTGGCAGCAGTCACCAGCTGGGGCACTCCAGTTTAAGCGAATTGATGAGAGCGATGCTGCACCGTCTCATACGCTAACAACGTCTGAGTTTTCAGTAGAAACGCGTTGGGCGCCTAATGAGCAATTCTATCAGGGTAAGATTTACCGTGTGCCGATTGTGGGCCGCTATCCGGTATACACACTCCGCTTTGCCGCTGGCGTACAGGGCTTACTGGGTAGCCAATACAACTATCAGAATTTAATGGGGAGCATTAGCAAGCGCTTTTTGTTATCCCAGTTGGGGTATTCAAATGTAACGTTGCAGGGTGGCTATATTTTCGGGCAAGTCCCTTTCCCTCTGTTGACAATTCACCGGGCTAACCAAACGTATGCGTATCAACTGAATTCGTATAACCTGATGAATTTTCTGGAATTCGTTAGCGACCACTATGCCAGCCTGAGTATTGACCACTCATTCAATGGATTTTTCTTTAATAAAATCCCCTTGTTTAAAAAACTGAAATGGCGGGAAGCCGTTTCGTTTAAAGCGCTCTATGGTGGTTTACGGAGTCAGAATGACCCTCAACAGAATCCATCGCTGTACGAATTCCCAACGGATGCGTCGGGGGTACCGTACACGTACACGTTAAACAAAACACCCTACATTGAAGCCAGTGCAGGTGTTGCCAACGTATTTAAGTTTTTCCGGGTCGACCTGGTTAAACGACTCAATTACTTAGATCATCCAAATGTGTCTCAATGGGGTATACGCGCCCGGGCCACATTTGATTTTTAA
- a CDS encoding GtrA family protein — protein MQTFIKVQATSLMATGVDFLTTILCVRLWHFWYLSGSVSGAIGGGLVSFIISKKWTFANSNQPVASQFSRFVLVWLGNAGANATGLFVATHFLGVQYLVAKTIVGILVGVSYNYFLQKDFVFTMS, from the coding sequence ATGCAAACATTTATTAAAGTTCAGGCTACATCCCTTATGGCTACAGGGGTCGACTTTTTGACGACTATTCTGTGTGTGCGTCTGTGGCACTTCTGGTATTTATCGGGTAGTGTAAGCGGGGCAATTGGTGGTGGGCTTGTCAGTTTTATTATTTCAAAAAAGTGGACGTTTGCCAATAGTAATCAGCCCGTTGCCTCACAGTTCAGTCGGTTTGTCCTTGTGTGGCTCGGCAATGCAGGCGCTAATGCAACCGGACTTTTCGTCGCCACTCATTTCCTGGGTGTCCAGTATCTGGTAGCCAAAACTATCGTAGGTATACTGGTTGGCGTCAGTTACAATTATTTTTTACAGAAAGACTTCGTCTTCACCATGTCATGA
- a CDS encoding phosphatidylglycerophosphatase A has protein sequence MHKLIATGLGIGYIRKGGGTVAAVVCCGVWYLAWPAMAQASGAPILVPLLVTGLITVIGIWSANVVEAEWGKDSYRVVIDEVAGMCLSLLFIPINEKTLLAGLFLFRLFDIAKPFGIRKLEKLSGGWGVMLDDLLAGLYANIVLQVALGLGIL, from the coding sequence ATGCATAAACTAATTGCTACCGGCCTGGGCATTGGCTATATCCGGAAAGGCGGAGGCACGGTAGCCGCAGTTGTGTGTTGCGGTGTCTGGTATCTGGCCTGGCCTGCTATGGCGCAGGCCAGTGGCGCTCCGATTCTCGTTCCGTTACTAGTCACTGGCTTGATTACGGTAATTGGAATTTGGTCGGCAAATGTAGTTGAAGCGGAGTGGGGTAAAGACAGCTACCGGGTTGTTATTGACGAAGTCGCTGGTATGTGTCTGAGTTTGTTGTTTATCCCGATTAACGAAAAGACCCTGCTGGCAGGACTTTTTTTATTTCGTCTGTTTGATATAGCCAAGCCCTTCGGTATTCGAAAGCTGGAAAAATTGAGTGGAGGCTGGGGCGTTATGCTGGATGATCTGCTCGCCGGTCTTTATGCGAACATAGTGTTACAGGTTGCTCTGGGTTTGGGTATTTTATAA
- a CDS encoding TetR/AcrR family transcriptional regulator has product MVSSTEEKIKEAARKVFLEKGFTGATTRDISKEAGLNCALMNYYFRSKEKLFAFVFEEMLQLFFQGMITVLNKPISLKEKIIELIEHDFQTFKQNPSLCIFILNELHRDPDQLINLIQTAKTQAALLFEQQLNEAIRQGIVRPVKMQHVLSLLLSNTQFIFLGKAITMSTWQMDEEAFNTYADDHKRFITEMIINFLFIAEPMPESISDIELQQVN; this is encoded by the coding sequence ATGGTTAGTTCAACTGAAGAGAAAATTAAAGAAGCAGCCCGAAAAGTATTCCTGGAAAAAGGCTTTACTGGAGCTACAACCCGCGATATTTCCAAGGAGGCTGGGCTGAACTGTGCCTTGATGAATTACTATTTCCGTAGTAAAGAAAAATTGTTCGCGTTTGTTTTCGAGGAAATGCTTCAACTCTTCTTTCAAGGCATGATAACAGTGCTCAATAAGCCTATTAGTCTGAAAGAGAAAATTATTGAATTAATAGAACACGATTTTCAGACGTTCAAGCAGAATCCGAGCCTGTGCATCTTTATCCTGAATGAGTTACACCGGGACCCAGATCAGTTAATAAACCTTATACAGACGGCTAAAACCCAGGCGGCTTTACTCTTTGAGCAGCAGCTAAACGAAGCGATTCGTCAAGGCATCGTGCGTCCCGTTAAAATGCAACATGTGTTGAGCCTTTTACTGTCGAACACGCAGTTTATTTTTCTGGGCAAAGCCATTACGATGAGTACCTGGCAAATGGATGAAGAGGCATTTAATACCTATGCTGATGATCATAAACGGTTTATTACGGAGATGATTATTAACTTTTTATTCATCGCTGAACCAATGCCTGAATCTATAAGTGACATTGAATTACAGCAGGTTAACTAA
- a CDS encoding PfkB family carbohydrate kinase, producing the protein MIDICTIGHISLDKVVTPHSVTYMPGGTSFYFSKTLLQADIEYKLVTALALQEHHIVDDLRAEGVDIYTLPSTHTVYFQNSYGDDQDYREQQVLRKASPFSVSQMPELRAKVFHLGPLLADDIPVKLIQDLSKNGLVSLDIQGYLRRVWNKKVVYQDWPAKKKILPYVSILKANEFEMELVTGRKNTREGAMYLADLGVREVIITLGSKGSLIYTGGIFYEIPAFKPRAVVDATGCGDTYMAGYLLKRVKGSHVQEAGEFGAALATLKVGSSGPFSGPLDLVTTLGLGEQGVLS; encoded by the coding sequence ATGATCGACATCTGCACAATTGGCCATATATCACTGGACAAAGTCGTCACTCCGCATTCGGTGACCTATATGCCGGGCGGAACTTCTTTTTATTTTTCTAAAACGCTTTTACAGGCGGATATCGAGTATAAGCTAGTCACGGCGCTTGCCTTGCAGGAACATCATATTGTTGATGATCTGCGGGCGGAGGGCGTTGATATTTACACCTTACCAAGTACGCACACTGTTTATTTTCAAAACAGTTATGGCGACGACCAGGATTACCGCGAGCAACAGGTACTACGAAAGGCCTCTCCCTTCAGTGTTTCGCAAATGCCCGAATTGCGTGCCAAGGTATTTCATCTGGGACCACTGCTTGCCGATGATATTCCGGTCAAGCTAATTCAGGATTTATCAAAAAATGGGCTGGTATCGTTAGATATACAAGGCTACTTACGGCGTGTCTGGAATAAAAAAGTAGTCTATCAGGACTGGCCCGCCAAAAAGAAAATCCTTCCGTATGTCAGTATTTTAAAGGCCAATGAATTTGAAATGGAACTTGTTACGGGCCGAAAGAATACGAGGGAGGGAGCTATGTATCTGGCCGATCTGGGCGTGCGCGAGGTAATTATCACGCTCGGGAGTAAAGGGTCTCTCATTTATACAGGAGGTATCTTTTATGAAATTCCAGCGTTCAAGCCTAGGGCTGTAGTGGATGCCACTGGCTGTGGCGATACCTATATGGCAGGTTATTTACTGAAACGCGTTAAGGGTAGCCACGTGCAGGAGGCCGGCGAATTTGGAGCGGCACTAGCCACATTAAAAGTTGGCTCTTCAGGTCCCTTTTCTGGCCCTCTTGATTTGGTTACTACATTAGGATTAGGAGAGCAAGGGGTTTTAAGTTAA
- a CDS encoding 2Fe-2S iron-sulfur cluster-binding protein, whose amino-acid sequence MQDENETPQLTEDEKKLFEELMPEDLAEILDTGVNRRHFLKLITLASGGILAAQSAVAEQVLIRPLSAPLPAELSPTTIENGVTISFKVNGTARKLMVDSRMTLLDTLRERLELTGSKKGCDHGQCGACTVIVDGRRVLSCLTLAAACEGKTVKTIEGIAQGNDSRNAASPTVRLHPVQEAFLKHDGFQCGFCTPGQICSAVALLEEARNGELSYVSETIRKKAAPLQLSTEEIRERMSGNICRCGAYPNIVAAIQEVQSGKPVEQTWHIIG is encoded by the coding sequence ATGCAGGACGAAAACGAAACACCTCAATTGACAGAGGATGAAAAGAAACTATTCGAAGAGTTGATGCCGGAAGATCTGGCCGAAATTCTCGATACAGGTGTCAACAGACGTCATTTCCTGAAGTTAATAACCCTGGCTAGCGGGGGAATCCTGGCTGCGCAGTCAGCGGTTGCAGAGCAAGTACTAATCAGACCACTGAGCGCACCGTTACCAGCCGAACTCTCTCCCACAACTATCGAAAACGGTGTAACTATATCGTTCAAGGTCAACGGTACCGCTCGTAAGCTGATGGTTGATTCCAGAATGACCCTACTAGACACGTTACGGGAAAGGCTGGAACTGACTGGCTCCAAAAAAGGCTGCGACCACGGGCAATGCGGTGCCTGCACCGTGATCGTAGACGGACGACGGGTATTATCCTGCCTGACCCTGGCCGCAGCCTGCGAAGGCAAAACGGTTAAAACGATTGAAGGAATCGCCCAGGGGAATGACAGTCGGAATGCCGCATCACCAACCGTTCGGCTTCATCCAGTGCAGGAAGCATTCCTTAAACATGACGGATTTCAATGTGGGTTCTGTACACCTGGACAAATCTGCTCGGCGGTGGCGCTATTAGAGGAGGCCAGAAACGGCGAGCTAAGTTATGTATCGGAAACCATCCGTAAAAAGGCGGCCCCGCTTCAGTTATCAACCGAGGAAATTCGGGAGCGGATGTCTGGGAACATATGCCGCTGTGGGGCTTACCCAAATATTGTTGCCGCCATTCAGGAGGTTCAGAGTGGAAAACCCGTAGAACAAACCTGGCACATTATAGGCTAA
- a CDS encoding xanthine dehydrogenase family protein subunit M — translation MRPFTYTTAKDLPSATKLLTGNLNAKFLAGGTNLLDLMKEDVERPNELIDITRLGLSEIKPITAGANTGGASIGGLGKNTDAANHPLIRQNYPLLTQAILAGASGQIRNMATNGGNLLQRTRCPYFYDVSMPCNKREPGTGCGALEGINRMHAIFGWSDKCVAVYPSDMAVALAALDAVVKVRNASGQERVILFADFHRLPGDTPEKDTNLNHGELITAVELPRNNFADKSYYLKVRDRASYAFALVSVAAALETSGTKIVQARIAMGGVAHKPWRALKAEQMLIGKEATEANFKLAADAEMADAKPLAHNKFKVELGNRSIVRALQMAMNGGKA, via the coding sequence ATGAGACCTTTTACATACACGACGGCCAAAGACCTCCCCTCGGCAACCAAACTTCTGACGGGGAACCTGAACGCAAAATTCCTTGCTGGCGGGACCAATCTTCTGGACCTGATGAAAGAGGATGTCGAACGGCCCAATGAGCTGATCGACATTACCAGGCTAGGCTTGAGCGAGATTAAGCCCATAACGGCCGGAGCTAATACTGGGGGCGCATCGATTGGCGGGCTGGGAAAAAATACCGATGCAGCCAATCACCCTTTGATCCGCCAAAACTATCCGTTACTAACACAGGCCATTCTGGCGGGTGCGTCCGGTCAGATCCGTAATATGGCGACGAATGGAGGTAACCTGCTTCAGCGAACGCGTTGTCCGTATTTTTATGATGTATCCATGCCCTGCAATAAACGCGAACCGGGAACAGGCTGTGGTGCACTAGAAGGCATCAACCGGATGCATGCCATTTTCGGTTGGTCAGACAAATGCGTTGCGGTGTATCCATCCGATATGGCGGTCGCACTGGCGGCACTGGATGCCGTTGTCAAGGTCAGGAATGCCAGTGGCCAGGAGAGAGTCATCCTATTCGCAGATTTTCACCGGTTGCCGGGCGATACTCCTGAAAAAGATACGAACCTGAATCACGGCGAACTGATCACCGCCGTTGAGCTGCCCAGGAACAACTTCGCCGACAAATCCTACTATCTGAAAGTACGCGACCGGGCTTCCTATGCCTTTGCCTTAGTTTCGGTGGCAGCTGCCTTGGAAACTAGTGGAACCAAGATCGTACAGGCCAGAATTGCCATGGGCGGTGTGGCCCACAAACCCTGGCGGGCCTTGAAGGCGGAGCAAATGCTTATTGGTAAAGAAGCGACCGAAGCGAATTTCAAGTTGGCTGCCGATGCCGAAATGGCCGATGCAAAGCCGTTGGCACACAATAAATTTAAAGTGGAGTTGGGCAATCGAAGCATTGTACGGGCGCTGCAAATGGCGATGAACGGAGGTAAAGCTTGA
- a CDS encoding xanthine dehydrogenase family protein molybdopterin-binding subunit, whose amino-acid sequence MQQKNKLVGTPINRIDGILKVTGKADYSTDHPVKNLAYAVLFKSTIAAGKILTIDTTAAEKAPGVLAVITHKNAPKLKVDGGLRGGALLQSPEIEFYGQHIGLVVAETFEQARHATRLVNVEYEKTTPKVDFDKLAKEAVLPKDKEKADARRGDAKAALSSADYKVEEVYGTPIEHHHPLEPHATIAEWTGDHVTLYNSAQIVNGAQSAAAATLNLKPEQVRIISPYIGGGFGSKGGQWANLVLTAVAAKQVNRPVKLALTRQQMFNSVGLRQRNFQKVSLAATKDGKLTALAHEITTHAAIHSEFVEPCGDCSKIMYDAPNSLITYRVVPMNLILPTYTRGPGKSTGSFALESAMDELAYKLKMDPIELRIKNEPARDPSDGKPWSSRATVQCLREGAKAFGWDKRKAEPRQNQQGNYLIGYGVACGTYPAHQRPTSAIVKLKRSGNDVTATVELAAADLGTGTYTILTQTAADALVLPIQNVKVLIGDSDLPPAAGAVGSVGAASYANAVNDACIKITDELIAKSGKQFFARPTATQLMISEKITDFQTRVDSKPPGNVDEYSSHSFNANFAEVAVNISTGMVRVTRFLAVTGAGTILNPKTARSQIIGGNVWGIGMALTEESVVDPRWGNFATRSFADYHVPSNLDIGTMDAIFIREDDQIINKMGVKGIGEVGIVGVAAAVANAVFNATGKRVRELPITPDKLL is encoded by the coding sequence ATGCAACAGAAAAACAAATTAGTCGGCACTCCCATCAATCGCATCGACGGGATACTTAAGGTAACTGGGAAAGCAGACTACTCTACGGATCACCCGGTTAAGAATCTTGCTTATGCCGTTCTGTTTAAAAGCACCATTGCCGCCGGAAAAATTCTGACTATTGATACGACTGCTGCCGAAAAAGCACCCGGTGTTCTGGCCGTTATTACACATAAGAATGCCCCAAAGCTTAAGGTCGATGGTGGCCTGCGCGGTGGGGCTCTGCTACAAAGTCCTGAAATAGAGTTTTATGGGCAGCATATTGGTTTGGTTGTGGCCGAAACTTTTGAGCAGGCCCGGCACGCTACACGTCTGGTAAACGTGGAGTATGAAAAGACAACACCCAAAGTTGATTTTGACAAGCTGGCCAAGGAGGCTGTACTACCCAAAGACAAAGAGAAGGCGGATGCCAGGCGCGGAGACGCAAAAGCAGCCCTTAGCAGTGCCGACTATAAAGTTGAAGAAGTGTATGGGACCCCCATTGAGCACCACCACCCGCTGGAACCCCACGCCACTATTGCCGAATGGACCGGAGACCATGTTACCCTCTACAATAGTGCACAGATCGTAAATGGGGCACAAAGCGCAGCCGCAGCTACCCTAAACCTCAAGCCAGAACAGGTACGTATCATTTCGCCCTACATCGGTGGTGGTTTTGGCTCCAAAGGGGGGCAATGGGCTAATCTGGTGCTAACAGCCGTTGCGGCCAAGCAGGTTAATCGTCCGGTCAAACTGGCCCTAACCCGTCAACAGATGTTTAATTCGGTAGGGTTGCGGCAGCGTAACTTCCAAAAGGTGAGTTTGGCAGCTACCAAAGATGGTAAGCTGACAGCCCTGGCCCATGAAATTACAACCCATGCGGCCATCCACAGTGAGTTTGTGGAACCCTGTGGCGATTGCTCCAAAATCATGTACGATGCACCCAACTCGCTCATTACGTACCGGGTGGTGCCCATGAATTTGATTCTGCCAACCTACACCCGAGGACCCGGAAAATCCACGGGAAGCTTCGCCCTTGAATCGGCGATGGATGAACTGGCCTATAAGCTAAAAATGGATCCAATCGAGCTTCGCATCAAAAATGAGCCAGCACGTGACCCATCGGATGGTAAACCCTGGTCATCGCGGGCAACGGTTCAATGCTTACGGGAGGGAGCCAAAGCCTTTGGCTGGGACAAACGCAAGGCAGAACCGCGCCAGAACCAACAGGGAAATTATCTGATTGGCTACGGCGTAGCCTGCGGTACCTATCCCGCTCACCAACGACCCACATCGGCCATCGTAAAGCTTAAACGCTCCGGCAATGACGTTACAGCCACCGTTGAACTGGCTGCTGCGGACCTGGGAACCGGCACCTACACCATATTGACTCAAACGGCGGCCGATGCACTGGTGCTACCCATCCAGAACGTTAAAGTACTAATTGGCGATTCAGACCTCCCCCCTGCTGCCGGTGCCGTGGGTTCGGTTGGGGCCGCTAGTTATGCCAATGCCGTTAATGATGCCTGCATAAAAATAACCGATGAGCTAATTGCTAAATCAGGTAAGCAGTTTTTTGCCCGACCAACGGCTACACAACTGATGATTTCTGAAAAGATCACCGATTTCCAGACCCGAGTGGATTCCAAGCCACCGGGAAATGTAGACGAATACTCTTCTCACAGCTTTAACGCCAATTTTGCGGAAGTAGCCGTAAATATATCGACGGGTATGGTTCGGGTTACCCGTTTTCTGGCCGTGACGGGAGCTGGTACTATTCTGAATCCGAAAACAGCCCGCTCGCAAATTATTGGTGGAAATGTGTGGGGAATTGGCATGGCGCTGACCGAAGAATCCGTTGTCGATCCGCGCTGGGGCAATTTTGCAACCCGATCCTTCGCCGATTATCACGTTCCGTCTAACCTGGATATTGGAACGATGGACGCTATTTTTATCCGGGAAGACGATCAGATTATCAACAAGATGGGGGTAAAAGGAATTGGGGAAGTAGGTATAGTTGGTGTGGCTGCTGCCGTTGCCAACGCCGTTTTTAATGCCACTGGCAAACGCGTTCGGGAATTACCGATAACACCCGATAAGCTCCTGTAA
- a CDS encoding dihydroorotase, whose protein sequence is MSKLLIRNARLVNEGHIVETDVLIENGFISQIKSGLSDRTVNRIIDATGQYLLPGVIDDQVHFREPGLTHKATIKSEARAAVAGGVTSFMEMPNTVPNALTQDLLADKYAIAAQTSLANYSFFMGASNDNLDEVLRTDPKTVCGIKVFMGSSTGNMLVDNEQVLDSLFRQSPMLIATHCEDEATIRANTERYKAEYGDYATADLHPLIRNEEACLKSSSMAVELARRHNARLHILHISTADELVLFDNTIPLTEKRITAEVCVHHLWFDSRDYATLGNLIKCNPAIKAPHHKEALLAALLDDRLDIIATDHAPHTWEEKQQPYWQSPSGLPLVQHPLLLMLDFVTQGKLPIETVVRKMSHAPADCFQIDRRGYVREGYWADLVLVDMNQPSTVTKQNVLYQCGWSPLEGHTFGATVTHSIVSGKLVYENGQFLTDQPGERLLFTR, encoded by the coding sequence ATGAGTAAACTTCTGATTCGTAACGCTCGGTTAGTAAACGAAGGTCATATTGTTGAGACCGACGTACTGATTGAAAACGGCTTCATCTCCCAAATTAAGTCGGGCTTGTCTGATCGTACTGTTAACCGGATTATTGACGCAACTGGTCAATACCTGTTGCCGGGTGTCATTGATGATCAGGTACATTTTCGGGAACCGGGTCTAACGCATAAAGCCACAATTAAGTCCGAAGCGCGCGCAGCTGTAGCGGGGGGCGTCACCAGTTTTATGGAGATGCCCAACACGGTTCCGAATGCCTTGACGCAGGACTTGTTGGCCGATAAATACGCAATTGCTGCGCAGACATCGCTGGCGAATTACTCATTCTTCATGGGCGCGTCGAATGATAACCTCGACGAAGTGTTGCGCACCGACCCGAAGACTGTTTGCGGCATTAAAGTATTCATGGGTTCCTCAACGGGCAATATGCTGGTTGACAATGAGCAGGTGCTGGATAGTTTGTTTCGGCAAAGTCCCATGCTGATTGCTACCCATTGCGAAGACGAAGCCACCATTCGGGCCAATACCGAACGATACAAAGCGGAATATGGTGACTATGCAACGGCGGATCTTCACCCCTTGATCCGTAATGAGGAAGCCTGCCTGAAATCGTCGTCAATGGCGGTTGAATTGGCGCGTCGGCATAACGCCCGGTTACACATACTACATATTTCGACGGCCGACGAACTCGTTTTGTTCGATAATACCATCCCACTTACCGAGAAGCGAATTACAGCAGAGGTATGCGTGCATCATCTTTGGTTCGACAGCCGGGATTATGCAACCCTGGGCAACCTGATCAAGTGTAATCCGGCTATCAAAGCACCGCATCATAAAGAAGCGCTATTGGCCGCTCTTCTGGACGACCGACTGGACATCATCGCCACCGACCACGCGCCCCATACCTGGGAGGAAAAACAGCAACCGTATTGGCAGTCACCCTCGGGTTTGCCGTTGGTTCAGCATCCGTTGTTACTCATGCTTGATTTTGTGACGCAGGGTAAATTGCCCATCGAAACGGTTGTGCGAAAAATGAGCCATGCTCCAGCCGATTGCTTTCAGATCGACCGCCGAGGCTACGTTCGAGAAGGTTATTGGGCCGACCTGGTTTTGGTAGATATGAACCAGCCATCAACGGTTACGAAGCAAAACGTTCTGTATCAATGTGGTTGGTCACCATTAGAAGGCCATACATTTGGAGCCACCGTAACGCATTCAATTGTGTCGGGTAAGTTGGTTTATGAAAATGGTCAGTTCCTAACGGATCAGCCGGGCGAACGATTATTATTTACCCGATAG